In one Tachysurus vachellii isolate PV-2020 chromosome 24, HZAU_Pvac_v1, whole genome shotgun sequence genomic region, the following are encoded:
- the dcaf15 gene encoding DDB1- and CUL4-associated factor 15 isoform X2, with amino-acid sequence MAPSSKSEKEDNGNKQKQQRKHKDHVVKLLARGKISGQLSQRLFRKLPPRVCVPLKTIVSEEFLRAGHIFLGFTKCGRYVLSYTSDCGEDDDFSFYTYHLYWWEFNLHSRLKQVHHVRLFAGEDIYSELYLTVCEWHNDHSKIVIFGFNTRSSTALLNMMMSDENNRDIYITIASMPPAQRCQQCCPVPTTSTIRTGGECLEHGYVLNARYQVVYPFPTFQPALQLKKDQVILLNTSYSLVACAISLCSGGEQQQGDGQNNQILYRKRETSASSSQHPPSPSTTSSSSSSSSSYGSPDRRPTNLHMTPLSPGRSQAAVRAREFAADLFRRAQAGADADGERRRKDSEAQEAKTSHTSTTDSEQKRAEERREDAEGPSTPHGKGSTSSTTEPEDSVSCNTVMSPVSTSSLCSLSPHAAPSSSTSEPGYVNYTRLRYRLQQPGRTEQDSGEEEDKVQLPFTVSDLKGRNLQLVTGQYTGPCVCVEQLTLDFEYLINEVIRNDAEWASQFCSFSDYDVVILEVCPETNIVVINIGLLLLAFSNCEEEHSRPKSYHSSLQVSWDLNTGACCTVGVGDLTEVKGQTSGSVWSSYRKSCVNTVMRWLVPESSSRYINRMTNEALHKGTSLQVLADSDRATWIVL; translated from the exons ATGGCGCCCAGCTCGAAATCGGAAAAAGAAGACAacggaaacaaacaaaaacagcagcgaaAACACAAAGACCACGTTGTCAAGCTCCTCGCTCGCGGGAAG aTCTCAGGTCAGCTGTCTCAGAGACTGTTTCGTAAGCTGCCACCCCGAGTGTGTGTTCCCTTAAAGACTATAGTGAGCGAGGAGTTTCTCCGGGCCGG TCACATCTTCTTGGGATTTACAAAGTGCGGGCGTTATGTGTTGTCCTACACgagcgactgtggtgaggacgACGATTTCTCTTTCTACACCTACCATCTGTACTGGTGGGAGTTCAACCTGCACAGTCGCCTTAAACAG GTGCACCATGTGCGCTTGTTTGCGGGTGAAGACATATACAGTGAGTTGTACCTGACCGTCTGTGAGTGGCACAATGATCACTCAAAAATTGTCATCTTCGGCTTCAA tactcgCAGCAGCACGGCTCTGTTGAACATGATGATGAGTGACGAAAATAACAGAGACATTTACATCACTATTGCCTCCATGCCTCCTGCACAACGGTGCCAACAGTGTTGCCCTGTACCCACTACATCCACAATACGCACAG gAGGGGAGTGTCTGGAGCACGGCTACGTCCTGAACGCTCGTTATCAGGTGGTTTATCCGTTCCCCACCTTTCAGCCAGCTCTGCAACTGAAGAAGGATCAGGTCATCCTCCTCAACACCAGCTACTCACTGGTGGCCTGCGCCATCTCGCTCTGCTCTG GTGGAGAGCAGCAGCAGGGGGATGGTCAGAATAATCAAATCCTGTACCGAAAACGAGAGACCTCCGCTTCCTCCTCTCAACATCCTCCCAGCCCCTCCAccacctcatcatcatcttcctcttcctcctcttatGGGTCACCTGACCGCAGACCAACCAATCTCCACATGACGCCGCTCTCTCCCGGTCGATCTCAGGCCGCCGTGCGAGCGCGGGAGTTCGCGGCTGACCTCTTCCGCCGAGCTCAAGCAGGCGCGGATGCAGACGGCGAGCGGCGAAGGAAGGACAGTGAGGCCCAAGAGGCAAAAACCTCACACACGTCCACCACAGACTCAGAACAAAAAAGGGCAGAAGAAAGAAGGGAGGACGCAGAGGGACCGTCTACTCCACACGGGAAAGGGAGCACCTCCTCAACCACTGAGCCGGAGGACAGCGTATCTTGTAACACGGTCATGTCCCCGGTGTCCACGTCCTCTTTGTGCTCGCTTTCGCCGCACGCCGCGCCGTCATCGTCCACATCAGAACCGGGATACGTGAACTACACGCGGCTCAGGTACAGGCTACAGCAGCCTGGGAGGACAGAGCAGGACAGcg GAGAAGAAGAGGATAAAGTTCAGCTGCCGTTCACCGTCTCAGACCTGAAGGGACGAAACCTGCAGCTGGTGACAGGACAGTACACGGGACcg tgtgtgtgtgtggagcagctGACCCTGGACTTTGAGTATCTGATTAACGAGGTGATCAGAAACGATGCAGAGTGGGCCTCCCAGTTCTGCTCCTTCAGCGACTATGACGTTGTAATCCttgag GTTTGCCCGGAGACAAATATAGTAGTGATAAACATTGGACTTCTGCTGCTGGCCTTCTCCAACTGTGAGGAGGAGCAcagcag GCCTAAGTCGTATCACTCCAGCCTGCAGGTCAGCTGGGATCTAAACACAGGTGCCTGCTGCACCGTAGGTGTCGGTGACCTcacagaggtcaaaggtcaaaccAG TGGGAGTGTGTGGAGCTCTTACAGGAAGTCGTGTGTAAACACAGTCATGAGGTGGCTTGTCCCTGAGAGCAGCTCACGCTACATCAACCGCATGACCAACGAAGCCCTGCACAAag GTACCTCACTTCAAGTACTTGCTGACAGCGACAGAGCCACGTGGATCGTCCTGTAA
- the dcaf15 gene encoding DDB1- and CUL4-associated factor 15 isoform X1, producing MAPSSKSEKEDNGNKQKQQRKHKDHVVKLLARGKISGQLSQRLFRKLPPRVCVPLKTIVSEEFLRAGHIFLGFTKCGRYVLSYTSDCGEDDDFSFYTYHLYWWEFNLHSRLKQVHHVRLFAGEDIYSELYLTVCEWHNDHSKIVIFGFNTRSSTALLNMMMSDENNRDIYITIASMPPAQRCQQCCPVPTTSTIRTGGECLEHGYVLNARYQVVYPFPTFQPALQLKKDQVILLNTSYSLVACAISLCSGGEQQQGDGQNNQILYRKRETSASSSQHPPSPSTTSSSSSSSSSYGSPDRRPTNLHMTPLSPGRSQAAVRAREFAADLFRRAQAGADADGERRRKDSEAQEAKTSHTSTTDSEQKRAEERREDAEGPSTPHGKGSTSSTTEPEDSVSCNTVMSPVSTSSLCSLSPHAAPSSSTSEPGYVNYTRLRYRLQQPGRTEQDSGEEEDKVQLPFTVSDLKGRNLQLVTGQYTGPCVCVEQLTLDFEYLINEVIRNDAEWASQFCSFSDYDVVILEVCPETNIVVINIGLLLLAFSNCEEEHSSRPKSYHSSLQVSWDLNTGACCTVGVGDLTEVKGQTSGSVWSSYRKSCVNTVMRWLVPESSSRYINRMTNEALHKGTSLQVLADSDRATWIVL from the exons ATGGCGCCCAGCTCGAAATCGGAAAAAGAAGACAacggaaacaaacaaaaacagcagcgaaAACACAAAGACCACGTTGTCAAGCTCCTCGCTCGCGGGAAG aTCTCAGGTCAGCTGTCTCAGAGACTGTTTCGTAAGCTGCCACCCCGAGTGTGTGTTCCCTTAAAGACTATAGTGAGCGAGGAGTTTCTCCGGGCCGG TCACATCTTCTTGGGATTTACAAAGTGCGGGCGTTATGTGTTGTCCTACACgagcgactgtggtgaggacgACGATTTCTCTTTCTACACCTACCATCTGTACTGGTGGGAGTTCAACCTGCACAGTCGCCTTAAACAG GTGCACCATGTGCGCTTGTTTGCGGGTGAAGACATATACAGTGAGTTGTACCTGACCGTCTGTGAGTGGCACAATGATCACTCAAAAATTGTCATCTTCGGCTTCAA tactcgCAGCAGCACGGCTCTGTTGAACATGATGATGAGTGACGAAAATAACAGAGACATTTACATCACTATTGCCTCCATGCCTCCTGCACAACGGTGCCAACAGTGTTGCCCTGTACCCACTACATCCACAATACGCACAG gAGGGGAGTGTCTGGAGCACGGCTACGTCCTGAACGCTCGTTATCAGGTGGTTTATCCGTTCCCCACCTTTCAGCCAGCTCTGCAACTGAAGAAGGATCAGGTCATCCTCCTCAACACCAGCTACTCACTGGTGGCCTGCGCCATCTCGCTCTGCTCTG GTGGAGAGCAGCAGCAGGGGGATGGTCAGAATAATCAAATCCTGTACCGAAAACGAGAGACCTCCGCTTCCTCCTCTCAACATCCTCCCAGCCCCTCCAccacctcatcatcatcttcctcttcctcctcttatGGGTCACCTGACCGCAGACCAACCAATCTCCACATGACGCCGCTCTCTCCCGGTCGATCTCAGGCCGCCGTGCGAGCGCGGGAGTTCGCGGCTGACCTCTTCCGCCGAGCTCAAGCAGGCGCGGATGCAGACGGCGAGCGGCGAAGGAAGGACAGTGAGGCCCAAGAGGCAAAAACCTCACACACGTCCACCACAGACTCAGAACAAAAAAGGGCAGAAGAAAGAAGGGAGGACGCAGAGGGACCGTCTACTCCACACGGGAAAGGGAGCACCTCCTCAACCACTGAGCCGGAGGACAGCGTATCTTGTAACACGGTCATGTCCCCGGTGTCCACGTCCTCTTTGTGCTCGCTTTCGCCGCACGCCGCGCCGTCATCGTCCACATCAGAACCGGGATACGTGAACTACACGCGGCTCAGGTACAGGCTACAGCAGCCTGGGAGGACAGAGCAGGACAGcg GAGAAGAAGAGGATAAAGTTCAGCTGCCGTTCACCGTCTCAGACCTGAAGGGACGAAACCTGCAGCTGGTGACAGGACAGTACACGGGACcg tgtgtgtgtgtggagcagctGACCCTGGACTTTGAGTATCTGATTAACGAGGTGATCAGAAACGATGCAGAGTGGGCCTCCCAGTTCTGCTCCTTCAGCGACTATGACGTTGTAATCCttgag GTTTGCCCGGAGACAAATATAGTAGTGATAAACATTGGACTTCTGCTGCTGGCCTTCTCCAACTGTGAGGAGGAGCAcagcag cagGCCTAAGTCGTATCACTCCAGCCTGCAGGTCAGCTGGGATCTAAACACAGGTGCCTGCTGCACCGTAGGTGTCGGTGACCTcacagaggtcaaaggtcaaaccAG TGGGAGTGTGTGGAGCTCTTACAGGAAGTCGTGTGTAAACACAGTCATGAGGTGGCTTGTCCCTGAGAGCAGCTCACGCTACATCAACCGCATGACCAACGAAGCCCTGCACAAag GTACCTCACTTCAAGTACTTGCTGACAGCGACAGAGCCACGTGGATCGTCCTGTAA
- the smdt1b gene encoding single-pass membrane protein with aspartate-rich tail 1b yields the protein MALAARALFRSFLTRNLGLNSRNMKGGSLIRNAVTSTSGAILPKPDITPFGVVRMTVVVFPFLYVGTLISKRFAALLEEHDIFVPDDDDD from the exons ATGGCGTTGGCAGCCAGAGCCCTGTTTAGGAGTTTCCTCACCAGGAATCTCGGATTAAACTCAAGAAATATGAAAGGAGGCTCATTAATCCGAAACGCGGTGACATCAACGTCTGGAGCCATCCTTCCAAAACCAGATATA ACCCCGTTCGGTGTTGTACGCATGACTGTGGTGGTGTTCCCGTTCCTCTACGTAGGCACGCTCATCAGCAAGAGGTTTGCTGCTCTTCTAGAAGAGCACGACATTTTCGTTCCTGATGACGACGACGACTGA
- the triobpa gene encoding TRIO and F-actin-binding protein, with protein MTHSPMSPAYPESSHSILPSKQSQDETTKTDNQTTERSRSTIRRGLEALILSENKRSNSQPPVPEMTIEDYVVIANIPKVNLYPEEDEAIVVRRRPQSRSPRRDKHHREERDGRDEYIELEERGRGRERGRDRRERERRRHDKDTGCSSETNSTVSGITQVSQRSREENKYSGRHEGEQCDPPLMQLNSLDLKKGWMFLLDNCAEWRKFWFVLDSSGLRYYTSSDAEESDGPDGEIDISCCLDVVEFEADKNYGLQIHMKDAEITLSAMTSRIRRNWIEVLQRRIRNTDSPDNVRSEPTSPSHDDPDTMSLPLTNHREAGVGRDTEQEKRLGDRTKWFQEAVSDREPDSPWDKVQLKKGAVACVMPQIHETGVDIEKKWEDFEKIPVGEMRSLSLIGSEAPQGTDEELQSEASLRQKTEVPRKGRAASGSALSCGPGSLCASRLEELEGEHRERLQELERAHERERRELEMQKEQMLREEVQQAAQAIEALRKAHQEELERLRGGEQTDAAVVSECKSEYVSLQQELNGLSERYTQRCVELTNLQNVTGQRHTLIEERHREVEQLRKENQELQERLNEEMSLMRSFITGQRSGVVPVGSYERSASELEMLLRVKENEIEYLHKEISCLRNEIQSLIKEKQDLSERYKAVYVELCAVKGLSDREVSSLKEHLRLTNAALEEEQQHQMRL; from the exons ATGACACACTCTCCCATGAGTCCTGCTTACCCAGAGTCATCACACAGCATCTTGCCATCAAAACAAAGCCAAGACGaaaccacaaaaacagacaaCCAGACCACTGAGAGAAGTAGAAGCACCATTCGACGTGGTCTGGAGGCACTGATACTCTCGGAAAACAAAAGATCTAATAGCCAGCCACCTGTGCCAGAGATGACAATAGAGGACTATGTAGTCATAGCTAATATTCCCAAAGTAAATTTGTATCCAGAAGAAGATGAGGCAATCGTAGTGAGAAGAAGGCCTCAGAGTCGCAGTCCACGTAGAGACAAACACCACag GGAAGAGAGAGACGGCCGTGACGAATACATAGAGTTGGAGGAacgagggagagggagggagcgagggCGAGACcgtagagagagggagagaagacgCCATGACAAGGATACTGGATGCTCATCTGAAACCAACAGTACCGTCTCTGGCATTACACAGGTGTCACAG cgGTCCAGAGAAGAAAATAAGTATTCAGGTAGACATGAGGGAGAACAATGTGACCCTCCACTGATGCAG CTCAACTCTTTGGACCTTAAAAAGGGATGGATGTTCTTGTTGGACAACTGCGCAGAA TGGAGAAAGTTCTGGTTTGTTCTTGACAGCTCTGGACTGAGATACTATACCAGCTCTGATGCTGAGGAG AGCGATGGGCCAGATGGAGAGATTGATATTTCATGCTGTCTAGATGTGGTGGAGTTTGAAGCGGATAAGAACTACGGACTTCAGATACAC ATGAAAGATGCAGAAATCACTCTGTCAGCCATGACGTCCCGCATCAGGAGGAACTGGATCGAGGTTCTGCAGAGACGCATCAGAAACACTGACTCACCCGATAACGTTCG GTCAGAACCCACCAGCCCATCTCACGATGACCCAGACACGATGTCATTGCCTTTGACCAATCACAGGGAGGCGGGCGTGGGCCGAGACACAGAACAGGAAAAGCGGCTAGGGGACAGAACTAAGTGGTTCCAGGAAGCCGTGTCGGACAGAGAGCCCGACAGCCCGTGGGACAAAGTGCAGCTGAAAAAGGGGGCAGTAGCTTGTGTTATGCCTCAGATCCATGAGACAGGCGTGGACATTGAGAAGAAATGGGAGGATTTTGAGAAGATTCCTGTTGGAGAGATGAGGTCGTTGTCGCTGATTGGTTCAGAGGCTCCACAAGGAACCGATGAGGAGCTACAGAGTGAG GCGTCTTTGAGGCAGAAGACGGAGGTGCCTCGTAAAGGCAGAGCCGCTTCTGGATCTGCGCTTTCCTGTGGCCCGGGTTCGCTCTGTGCCTCCAGACTAGAAGAGCTGGAAGGAGAACACAGGGAGAGACTGCAGGAGCTGGAGagagcacatgagagagagaggagagagctgGAGATGCAGAAAGAGCAGATGTTGAGGGAAGAAGTGCAGCAAGCTGCACAAG CGATAGAAGCTCTGAGGAAGGCCCACCAGGAGGAGCTGGAGAGACTGAGAGGAGGAGAACAAACAGACGCCGctgtagtgagtgagtgcaa gtctgAGTATGTGTCTCTGCAGCAGGAGTTGAACGGGCTGTCGGAGCGATACACTCAGAGGTGTGTAGAGCTGACTAACTTACAGAACGTCacgggacagagacacacactgatcGAGGAGCGGCACAGAGAAGTGGAACAACTTCGCAAAGAGAACCAG GAACTGCAGGAACGCCTGAATGAGGAAATGAGCCTAATGCGGTCCTTCATCACGGGTCAAAGGTCAGGGGTCGTCCCTGTCGGAAGCTACGAGCGCAGCGCCTCAGAACTGGAG atgttGTTGAGAGTGAAGGAGAATGAGATCGAGTATTTACACAAAGAGATCAGCTGTCTCAGGAACGAGATCCAGTCATTAATTAAG gagaagcAGGATCTGAGTGAGCGTTATAAGGCTGTGTATGTGGAGCTTTGTGCAGTAAAAGGGCTCAGTGACAGAGAGGTCAGCTCCCTGAAAGAACACCTCCGACTGACCAACGCCGCTCTGGAGGAGGAACAGCAGCACCAAATGAGGCTTTAA